One stretch of Riemerella columbina DNA includes these proteins:
- a CDS encoding DUF3467 domain-containing protein, with protein sequence MDNNQNQDPNNINIELNEVVAAGVYANLALVNHSPSEFVLDFIQLMPGVQQAKVRSRVILAPLHAKRVLNALQQNIANYEQQFGEIKEVEPFVLGGNNAPQA encoded by the coding sequence ATGGACAACAATCAAAACCAAGATCCAAACAACATCAACATTGAATTGAATGAAGTAGTAGCAGCAGGTGTTTATGCTAATTTAGCATTAGTTAACCACTCGCCATCAGAGTTTGTATTAGACTTTATCCAGCTTATGCCAGGAGTACAGCAAGCTAAAGTAAGATCAAGAGTGATCTTAGCACCGCTACATGCTAAGAGAGTGCTTAACGCGCTTCAGCAAAACATTGCAAACTACGAGCAACAGTTTGGAGAAATTAAAGAAGTAGAGCCTTTCGTTCTTGGCGGTAACAATGCCCCACAAGCGTAA